The nucleotide sequence CAAGATGTCAGGTGGATGGGACTCAATTTAATGGGAAAAGAACGCAATCTTTCCGCTTTTAATGTTGATCTGCTAGCAACCATTGCAAAACTAGAAAATATGCGGATTCAATTAAGTTCCATCCAGGATGATAATAACGCCATGCTTGCAAAACTAGAAAACGGAGAGGTGCAGGGAATTATCTCCACAATGCAACCAACGCCCATTAATCAAAATGCGTTTGTTTTCTCCGACCCTTATTTTCTTCTAGGACCCGTTCTCATTATTTCTAAAGGAGCGCCGGTCAAGGGATGGAATGAAATGAGCCGCAAAATCGTGGGAGTTCAATCCAATTCTCCGGCTATTTTAGATTTAGAGAAAGACCCGTCCATTCAAATCAAATTATATGACAATATTTTGCGAGCAATGGCTGATTTAGATGATCAACGCATAGACGGGATTATCTTTCCGGTCGTCCCTGCCTCTATCTATACCAAAACTTTTTACGAAGGACGCTTAAAAATTGCCACTCCGCCTTTAAACAATGAAGGCCTGCGCTTAGTCGCTTTAAAAAATCCAAAAGGCGAGCAATTAATTAAAAGCTTTAACCAAGCCCTCAAAACAATCAAGGCAGATGGCCTCTACGATCGCTTATTAGAGCGATGGGGATTAATGAACGCAGAAAAAGTAGAAGGTTGACCTTCTTAGAGAATTTCTTAAAACCGCAAATGACCTAATTTCGAGTCCTTTTCTGGACGAATGAGGCGATCTACCAAAACATAACTTTGCTATTGAATGGCTGAAATAAGCCATTTACTTCGAAAGAGAGGGAAATGCTTTGCCAATCACCTTTTCTCGCCTTACCCCTCACTGTTAAGCGAAATAGCTAATCGCTTGCTTATTAACCCGAGTTTGGAGTTTTTTGCCCTTTGGACTGACGTGAAAGCTCTGGGAGATAAAAAATGGCATAACAAGCCATTTCCAATAGAACTTGACGGACATGTGCTTTATCTAAAGAAATAGCAAAAAAAGTGTTTGAAGCAAGTCTAATGGATTTTAGAGCGTTTAAGAAAATTCCACTATTTATAAATATTATTTTAATAATTACCATCCCTTTTGCTTTTATTTTCTTTATTTCACCTATTGATTTGATCACTCTTTCCCAAAAAAATTAATTAGCTTTATTTTTTTAAAGCAAGTGATCGCAAATTAACACTTAATTTAATAGAAAAAACAAGTTGAAAGTTTGAATATTTTTCTCATTTAATTTTCTTAATTCATTTCTCATTGTTTTAATCCCAATGATTCACTGACAGATTCCTTGCAAAAAAATCATTTTCAACAACAACATTTTTTAATTAATAATTATTGAATAAAATACAAAGATTTAATAAATTGAGGTTTATCTTCTTAACTAAGTTTAGGTGAATAGGAGCTTAAGTAGATAATCCTTAGAGACTATTCATGATTTGAAATAGTATGATTTGTATGTTATTTAGTTAAAAACGTGTAAAAATTTTTCGCTTGATTAAAAATATGGCCAAAAATTTTTCCACGTTTTTAACAAAATGGAGCAGCAATGCATACTTATTTGAGATCATGGACTGCCTCTTAATCAAAAAATCCATTTAAATAGGTAAAATAAATGAGTTTTAATTATTCAGTGAAATCTACCAACGACGCTCCAGGAAAACCACAAGAAAAAGCGCTTGATTCCAAACCAAAAAAGGCCTCTAATTTATTCGGTAGAAAAGTTTCCGTTTCCAATCCCAAAAAAGAGAAAGAAAAAGATTCACATTCCAATTCCACTCCTCAACTTCCTATCCCAACCACTCCCCCCTCCTCTGCCACAGACGAAAAGTTAATGCAAGAATTAAAGCAAAAGCTAGAGGAGCAAAGAGAACAAAGAGACGAATCGCTTCCCCTTACTTCTCCAAGACGTCGAGCCAATTCGGGTGCTAAAGAAATACCTCCTCTTAGGGACAGAGATGTAATTACTCATCCAGAAACTGAAAAACGCAAATCTGTCAACTTTCCTCCCACGCCTCGCAGTTCTGTTCACTTCTCATTGACACCGCCCAGTCTAACTAAAGACAAATCGATCATTCACTCTCCACCCAAATTTACCCCATCATCAGATTCCAAAACGCGTTCAATGAAGGAAATTGCAGTTGACTTATCGAATTTATCTCATCTACTTCTATTGGCCGCTGAACAGGCTGAGATGGAAAATATGGCATACTATGAGACACAACAAGACTCTCAGGCCCATACTCCTGTTGCTATGCAAGAGCGCGCCCATCAGCTCGTATTTGATCAGTTAGGAAGAAAATTTAATGAAACGTTTCAGTTAGCAGCAAGAGAGGCTGATGTGGCTTTTAGAAAAGGAGAAGCTCGTCCGCGCAGCTTTACTTTCCGCAATTTTGACATGACAGATATGCGTGCCTCCCCATCTTCGTCAGAAAAAACCTTGCCTTTTGCAGAAGCATTCAAAAAAGACTCCAGTCATAGTAAAAATAAAACGGCCTTACAGATCGGAATTGAGGCTTACAGGTATCTCATCCTTAATCCTAAAGAAGAGATAACATCTGAAAGCAATGCGGTGAAGGCAGGGCAATTCGACAGTAAGCCGAGCGTTTATCATTATATACAGGATTTAAAGAAACTTGCAGAACTTTTAAATAGAGTCTGCAAGGAATCGCTAAAAAAAGAGGACAAATCGGACCAATATAACCGTTTTGTCACCGCATTTATCAAGCAATTAAAGCAAGCAAAAGACATCCGAGATATCCGCAATGAGAACCAACAAAAAGAGCTTATCGTCCAGCGCTGCCATGAACTGTCAGCTTTAGTGCTAGTACATGTGGAAGAGATTCAAACGGAATATGCACAAATTTATCATAACAAAATTAAATCTTCGCTTAAGCATTGTGTTTTCAATATAGAAGATAACCTATTATTTAAAACTTTCACAACCTTCGGGGCTGACTTTACGCGAGCGCTTTATGGCGGTTTTTTAAAATTGTCTAGCCAGAAATTTGAGAAAGAAGTTGCCTCTATCAATTTTTCAAATACCCGTAAAGACCCAAAAGCCGTTCCTAACATGCCAACAGCCATTTTTTATCGGCATTTAGTCGATATGCTAAAATTGTGGATGCAGGATCTCAATATCAGTTTGAAAACCCCTCAAGCCAAAGATATTTTTAAGCAAATAAAAATGGACATAGAAACTGGCGAATCGACGCTTGAAGCAGAAGCATCAAAGGAAGATGTCCTCTATCTCTTCGGAGAGTTATTCAGCAGCTTAGATGTCAAGTTTTCCAGTGCGATGTTGGAGGCAGTCACAAAAAATCCTAAGGAAATAGACATAACAGATAGGCTAATGCAAATGCAAATGCACAAAGACATAGCAACGGGGATTATGAATGATCCAAGTACAGCTTATCTGAAATTGATTCCGCTTTTTCGGGCTTTTAGCCAATCTATTCTTTTGGAAATCCAGGCCCGTACGTTTATCCTTCATAGAAGTTGGATAAACGGCAGCAGCTCGGATAAACTTGTTCGCGAAGTTAACGACAGGAATGATTGGGAAAACAAGCAAATTCACATAGCCTTTGCTCATAATAAGGTGATTATCACGATCAACCGTCTCGGGCATTTAGAAGATCATCCGTCTTGCCTTCTGCAATCTCAGCTCGTCCTAACAGCTGATATTGACAATTTTGGCAATTGGACAGTCGAACCCTGCATGATCATTGAGAAGCCTACGAGCAGCAATTTAGAGTTCGAACAAAAATATCATGAACTGATGTTTACTCTACAGAGCATGGGCATCCCTCATAAAGAAGAGAAAATCCATATCTAACAGTTAAAACCCCTTCTACTGTCTTGCCAAATACGGCGAAAGCTGTATTTGGCTTTTTTATTTAAATAAGAGCCTTTTATGATTCATTCTGCCTGTTATACAAAAATTACCTATTCTAATTCGCTACCTAATAAGGAAAATATTCAACCATTGACTAACCCGTCCTCCTCAGCAACAACCAATCCTCCTTGCGGAAAGCCCCCTTCTTTGAATCAGATAAATGTCCTTCCCGAAAGGCTTTTATGTCTTTTAAATTCTCACTCAGTTGATTGGATGCCCATCTATGCAGAGCTTTTCTCTTTAACTTCTTTTATGCCGGAACACTTTGCCTTCATTTTCGAACACGAAGCGGATATACGCCAAGCCATTGCAGAAGCGGAAAAGGCTCCCTGGATTTCCGAACAGATGCTGTCCGAAGCCAAAGCCCTGCATAAAAAGATCCTCCTTCCGCTGCTTGCAAAAGCGAAAGCTTTTTTGATCAATCAAAAAGCGCACTTAACCATTCATACGGCAGCTCAAATGGGGCGAGCTTTGCATGCAGGGATCAAAGCTGTCACTAAATTGATTAAAGAAGGCCACGCGATCGAAACGGCCGGAAACTCCAATCAAGAAGTCTTTATTCTACCGGAAGAGAAAGTTGTCTTTAAATTGCTCAATGAACGCGCTCGGGGATAGGGAAATCTTCTTCAATCTTTATTCCAAATTTATACTAAAAACGGATTGGTTCCTTCTATCAGCCTTAAAGGAACAAATTGGAAAAGATGGGGAGTTGAATTGATCTCTTTTGAGCAAAAGCAAGTAGGCTATAGCGCTCGGGAGCTGCAATCCGATAGCCGCTTAGCGGCAGAATTGCTTAGCAAGCAGAAGGAGGATTCTTTAAATTTTTACTACGCCTGGGAAAGTTTGCAAGATCCCTCTTCCCCTCGCTCATGGCAAGAATGGCTAGATAAGCAGCCATTGGGTTCCCACCTTCTTACGCAATCCTGGAACTGTCAAATAGGCGAGCATTCGCAAAGCATCTCAATTGAATTGCTTAGGAGTCTTTATCAACGGGGCCGCTTGGATAGCTCAGATAGGATTATTGAACTCGGCCAATCCATCGCCTCTCTTATTCAAAGCGATTCTATTTTTGGGAAAGCCTTGACCTATCCTTCCCCAAAAAAGGACGAGCCCTTTTTTGTGCCGGTCTTTCCGGATTCCTTTACTAAGCAAGCCTACCGAAAGTGCCAATCGAGATACTGGTCTTATCAAGCAGGCGGTGTCATGAAGACGGGAGATTTCAAAACGCTACAAGCCCATTTTTTGCAAAAAGTAGCGATAGCTAAAGCATCTCCCTATCCATCAAATTCAGCCCGCCCCCACTCGCCTATTTCACAAGAAGAATTCACAGCAACCAACCAAGTTTCTTGGAAGGTCATGATGCCCGAATTATTTGGCTACATCAGCAATGCAGAGGATGAGAACACCCTGCAAGAGACAGCCTTGGATGACATTCAAGTCCAACCTTATATTGAAGGCATGCGTCTGCTTTCCTTCCTCCATACTAAACCCCAGCTTCTAAAGGCTATTTTAGAGCGTTTAGGGCCAAAAGAGCAATTAAAAGCCGTGCTGACGGCCGTTTTTCAGATGCTCGACTTGCATGAAAACAATATCGGCCTTGCCCCACAAACCAACGATCAAATCAAAGCCTTTCGCAAAAAGACATTTTTTGTTTTAAATCTTTCCAATCAGACGTTCGAATTCATGAATTCTACGCCTTTCACCTTTGATGAGTTGCATGAAGCTTATTTGATGGGTAGCGTTCATGCAAATTCCATCATTTGCCTGGATGACCGCGCCCAAGTTTTATCTCATTTGCCCGAGTTGCATTCCGCTTTGGAAAGCCCGTGGGAATGGGTTCTTTTTGATCACGATCTTTGCTTTGCAGAAAGCAATCACTGGCAAATCATTCGAAGAAAAGAAAAGCTATGGACAATTTTCCCTCTGCGCTCTGTATTCCTATCCATGGATTACAAAGACATTCCCCTAACAGATGCCACGCTGGCCGAATTGGAGAACAGT is from Candidatus Protochlamydia phocaeensis and encodes:
- a CDS encoding substrate-binding periplasmic protein encodes the protein MAAIPSLSKIKDWIFSSKKRSYGIGLALLLFLALFSIRGCSTPVSFNNSYTIAQDVRWMGLNLMGKERNLSAFNVDLLATIAKLENMRIQLSSIQDDNNAMLAKLENGEVQGIISTMQPTPINQNAFVFSDPYFLLGPVLIISKGAPVKGWNEMSRKIVGVQSNSPAILDLEKDPSIQIKLYDNILRAMADLDDQRIDGIIFPVVPASIYTKTFYEGRLKIATPPLNNEGLRLVALKNPKGEQLIKSFNQALKTIKADGLYDRLLERWGLMNAEKVEG
- a CDS encoding LysM peptidoglycan-binding domain-containing protein → MVPSISLKGTNWKRWGVELISFEQKQVGYSARELQSDSRLAAELLSKQKEDSLNFYYAWESLQDPSSPRSWQEWLDKQPLGSHLLTQSWNCQIGEHSQSISIELLRSLYQRGRLDSSDRIIELGQSIASLIQSDSIFGKALTYPSPKKDEPFFVPVFPDSFTKQAYRKCQSRYWSYQAGGVMKTGDFKTLQAHFLQKVAIAKASPYPSNSARPHSPISQEEFTATNQVSWKVMMPELFGYISNAEDENTLQETALDDIQVQPYIEGMRLLSFLHTKPQLLKAILERLGPKEQLKAVLTAVFQMLDLHENNIGLAPQTNDQIKAFRKKTFFVLNLSNQTFEFMNSTPFTFDELHEAYLMGSVHANSIICLDDRAQVLSHLPELHSALESPWEWVLFDHDLCFAESNHWQIIRRKEKLWTIFPLRSVFLSMDYKDIPLTDATLAELENSLERDLIAHHDIGQRYSPIRRRLSPGIQNQLDEQLDYLLRQDCYSLTATRKVDKEGLITTVQEIFAQDLAEMKDPIHQEIWKLIEDDLSFVFVYPNDTYETLARRHRQDVEQLRALNSNQPLIPKQKIKITYSLSSPDKFEERFKIAMQLFPKMTWQQQQALKERLHQMRAYLKAYRQLCQFNPNPNKVLEWLKIFIVSSLFSSIDRQNYLAFLDTNYLAFLQQPIMLEEFKGLIIKECRPTLFTLMKAMYRHLADTELLTRLWAENKPDIKHLDLVGHYNFPLETIIQDVQQTYPVQSLIYRLSKKVNQTILKEKNPYFFFDFEDEEMK